In one Thermodesulfobium acidiphilum genomic region, the following are encoded:
- a CDS encoding GGDEF domain-containing protein has product MKNLLKKIIENKDFTTLFQPIFSLSNGIVVGYEALTRGPENTIFYNPEKLFESAKTENLLWEMELYTRLSAIEKFYSFKSDKILFLNVDPDIIRDKKFTKGTTKHLFENIINTSNIVFEITEKTAIKDYVEFKEIIQNYKTQGYKIAIDDVGSGHSGLTTISEVRPNYIKIDMFLIRDIDKNNFKKSIVKALVELANDLDLKLIAEGIETLDELKTVIELGIPLAQGFLLGRPSKELLEMNLTLKDFIKETKSSLEMRKFKSACEINIGKLARRDNAVQFSTLSIDIEKIFLNNFRLHGIAVLNGEKVIGLITKRNFFTQLGTRFGRELYLEKPIEKIMDIEPLVVDYFTPISEVIKRIANREEHKLYDYVIVERDEKYFGVVPIINLLEKSMELELNIAKYSNPLTGLPGNLIIEEKIRESINNKIPFSLIYFDLNNFKSFNDYYGFERGDRVIKYIANILERHMDFYKDSFLGHVGGDDFIAIVKSYEIEKLCYNIIEEFDFNIKRFYNEEDIKQGYITSIDRDGTKKHFPIISISISSVNNRNFLNYEKVIERISEIKKLCKELCKKFKKSYFLMEEEVLAKEKNEKTLANNF; this is encoded by the coding sequence TTGAAAAACTTATTAAAAAAAATAATAGAAAATAAAGATTTTACTACATTATTTCAACCTATTTTTTCACTTTCAAACGGTATAGTAGTTGGTTATGAAGCTCTTACAAGAGGCCCAGAGAACACTATTTTCTACAATCCAGAAAAACTATTCGAAAGCGCAAAAACTGAAAATTTGCTATGGGAAATGGAGTTATATACAAGGTTAAGTGCCATTGAGAAATTTTATAGCTTTAAATCTGATAAAATTTTATTTTTAAACGTAGATCCAGATATAATAAGAGACAAAAAATTTACCAAGGGTACTACAAAACATTTATTTGAAAATATAATTAATACCTCAAACATAGTATTTGAAATTACAGAAAAAACAGCAATAAAAGACTACGTAGAGTTCAAAGAAATTATCCAAAATTACAAAACTCAAGGTTATAAAATTGCAATTGACGACGTTGGTTCGGGACATTCTGGTCTAACTACTATATCAGAAGTAAGACCAAATTATATAAAAATTGACATGTTTCTAATTAGAGACATTGATAAAAATAACTTCAAAAAATCTATAGTAAAGGCGCTCGTAGAACTTGCTAATGACTTAGATCTAAAACTAATCGCAGAAGGAATAGAAACATTAGACGAACTAAAAACTGTAATAGAATTAGGAATCCCTTTAGCACAGGGTTTCCTATTAGGAAGGCCATCAAAGGAACTTTTGGAAATGAATTTAACATTAAAAGACTTTATCAAAGAAACAAAATCCTCTTTGGAAATGAGAAAATTCAAATCTGCTTGTGAAATTAATATTGGAAAACTAGCAAGAAGAGATAATGCAGTTCAATTTTCAACTCTATCAATAGATATAGAAAAAATTTTTTTAAATAATTTCCGATTACATGGCATAGCAGTATTAAATGGTGAAAAGGTCATAGGGCTAATTACAAAGAGAAATTTTTTCACACAACTTGGCACTCGATTTGGAAGAGAGCTTTATTTAGAAAAACCTATAGAAAAGATTATGGATATAGAACCTTTAGTAGTTGACTATTTCACACCAATAAGTGAAGTGATAAAAAGAATAGCAAATAGAGAAGAACATAAATTATATGATTATGTAATAGTTGAAAGGGATGAAAAGTATTTTGGAGTAGTTCCAATAATAAATCTTCTAGAAAAATCTATGGAATTAGAATTAAATATAGCCAAGTACTCAAATCCGCTAACAGGGTTACCTGGAAATTTAATAATTGAAGAAAAAATTAGAGAGTCTATAAATAATAAAATACCGTTTTCGTTAATTTATTTCGATCTAAATAATTTCAAATCTTTCAATGATTACTACGGCTTTGAAAGAGGTGATAGAGTCATAAAATATATTGCAAATATACTTGAGAGGCACATGGATTTTTATAAAGATTCGTTTTTAGGGCACGTAGGTGGAGATGATTTCATAGCCATAGTAAAATCCTATGAAATAGAAAAATTATGCTATAACATAATTGAAGAATTTGATTTTAATATTAAAAGATTTTATAACGAAGAAGATATAAAACAGGGCTACATAACATCAATAGATAGAGATGGCACAAAAAAACATTTCCCAATTATAAGCATTTCAATATCATCTGTAAACAATAGAAATTTTTTAAACTATGAAAAAGTGATAGAAAGAATTTCAGAAATAAAAAAGCTATGCAAAGAATTGTGCAAAAAGTTTAAGAAAAGTTACTTTTTAATGGAAGAAGAAGTTCTTGCGAAAGAGAAAAATGAAAAGACACTTGCAAACAATTTTTAA
- a CDS encoding NlpC/P60 family protein — MEKKLFILILFLFVNIAFNTYSFAITLKPGDISDDVQNIKEKLYDLGYNVTVNKIYDEKTERAVKLYQKEAKLPITGIVDDITYQCLTIGRMAVIEKYKTFDLASLARQMDFNSNPIIRTAIRFMGISYRWGGELPSTGFDCSGFVQYVFRLNGINLPRTADLQYDAGRPISISELRPGDLVFFTTYLPGASHDGIYIGNGKFIAANTSTGVSICSLDDPYWKSRYYGAVRIQ; from the coding sequence GTGGAGAAAAAATTATTTATCTTAATATTATTCCTTTTTGTGAATATAGCTTTCAATACTTATTCCTTTGCCATTACTCTTAAACCGGGGGACATTTCGGATGACGTTCAAAACATAAAAGAAAAACTCTATGACTTGGGTTATAACGTTACAGTTAACAAGATTTACGATGAAAAAACCGAAAGAGCTGTAAAACTTTACCAGAAGGAAGCAAAATTGCCAATTACTGGCATAGTTGACGACATAACATATCAGTGTCTTACAATTGGCAGAATGGCTGTAATAGAAAAGTATAAGACTTTTGATCTCGCATCATTAGCTAGACAAATGGACTTCAATTCAAACCCTATTATAAGAACTGCAATAAGATTTATGGGAATATCCTATAGATGGGGTGGGGAACTTCCATCCACCGGATTTGATTGCTCAGGATTCGTTCAATATGTATTTAGACTAAATGGTATAAATCTTCCCAGAACAGCTGATTTGCAATATGATGCAGGAAGACCAATTTCGATATCAGAGCTTAGGCCAGGAGATTTAGTATTCTTTACTACTTACCTTCCTGGAGCATCTCATGACGGCATTTATATCGGAAATGGAAAGTTTATAGCAGCAAATACAAGTACAGGCGTAAGCATCTGTTCTCTTGACGATCCGTACTGGAAAAGCAGATATTACGGAGCAGTTAGAATTCAATAA
- the ispE gene encoding 4-(cytidine 5'-diphospho)-2-C-methyl-D-erythritol kinase — MFEINAFAKVNLSLDVIGKYPDGYHEIRSVFHSIELFDLLRLELIEEKKLIIDSNIEIKNNIIHKIWNYVSLNFDIKKGVYLYLGKSTPLMGGLGGGSSDAAAFLYAINLIFSLGLSREDLVDVSINFGSDIAYFFYGGMCLVEGRGEKVFKLDEYLSEEIILVIPNKGISTSFAYSLFDKSPRASNYTKQFFDAKKEGFIKLGNVFEDLVLSSDAELKKIKEILNEECEWNLMSGSGSVFYAKTNRTKHIEKKLLGMGKVITSCLKPLELKLIEF; from the coding sequence ATTTTTGAGATCAATGCATTTGCAAAAGTTAACTTAAGCCTTGACGTAATAGGAAAATACCCGGATGGTTATCATGAAATAAGATCGGTATTTCACAGCATTGAACTCTTTGATCTATTACGCCTAGAACTTATAGAAGAAAAAAAGTTAATAATTGATTCTAACATTGAGATAAAAAATAACATTATACATAAAATTTGGAATTATGTGTCTTTGAATTTTGATATTAAAAAGGGGGTATATCTATATCTGGGAAAAAGTACTCCTTTAATGGGGGGGTTGGGAGGGGGTTCTAGTGATGCAGCAGCTTTTTTATATGCTATCAATTTAATTTTTTCTTTAGGACTATCTAGAGAAGATTTAGTTGATGTATCAATTAATTTTGGATCAGATATAGCCTATTTTTTTTATGGCGGAATGTGTTTGGTAGAGGGTAGGGGAGAAAAGGTTTTTAAATTGGATGAATATTTGAGTGAAGAAATAATATTAGTGATTCCAAATAAAGGAATATCAACTTCTTTTGCTTATAGTTTGTTCGATAAAAGCCCAAGAGCCAGTAATTATACAAAACAGTTTTTTGATGCAAAAAAAGAAGGTTTTATTAAACTTGGGAATGTTTTTGAGGATTTAGTTTTGTCGTCTGATGCTGAACTAAAAAAAATTAAAGAAATCTTAAATGAAGAGTGTGAATGGAATCTGATGAGCGGTTCTGGTTCTGTTTTCTATGCTAAGACTAATAGAACAAAACACATAGAGAAAAAGCTGTTAGGAATGGGAAAGGTTATTACTTCTTGTTTAAAACCTTTAGAGTTGAAACTTATTGAATTCTAA
- a CDS encoding DedA family protein: protein MEQLSNLLNVIYINVINLNMSIWTFYFIAFVWLSLDSMGLPLPYEGMLLITGALVGAGFINPLEAIILTIFSTVFGACLSFLIGTRLKFLTSKVSTKYKNILDHILYLIEGEKGFFILIIVRFLPGIRHFSSYIAGISRVNLKDFFLPTTIGSSIWSIFVLMVGFSGIESVKMFKENSLLASLILVITITLFGYIYFSLHKHSKRLLKVKKGEIYEKETTN from the coding sequence TTGGAACAACTTTCTAATCTATTAAACGTAATCTATATTAACGTTATAAATTTAAACATGAGCATATGGACCTTTTACTTTATTGCCTTTGTTTGGCTTTCTTTAGACTCAATGGGATTGCCACTGCCTTACGAAGGAATGTTGCTAATTACAGGTGCACTAGTTGGAGCAGGTTTTATAAACCCATTAGAAGCAATTATTTTAACTATTTTTTCTACAGTTTTTGGAGCCTGTTTGTCCTTTTTGATAGGAACAAGATTAAAGTTCTTAACGTCTAAGGTTAGCACAAAGTATAAAAATATTTTAGATCATATTTTATATCTCATTGAGGGAGAGAAAGGTTTTTTTATACTAATAATTGTGCGCTTTTTGCCTGGAATTAGACATTTTTCTTCTTATATTGCAGGTATTTCAAGGGTTAACTTAAAGGACTTCTTCCTTCCCACAACGATAGGCAGTTCTATCTGGAGTATTTTTGTATTAATGGTTGGATTTTCTGGCATAGAAAGTGTAAAAATGTTCAAAGAAAATTCACTTCTAGCATCTTTAATTCTCGTAATCACAATTACTCTATTCGGATATATTTATTTCTCTCTACACAAACATAGCAAAAGATTGCTTAAGGTTAAAAAAGGAGAAATTTATGAAAAAGAGACTACTAATTGA
- a CDS encoding Lin0512 family protein, with the protein MKKRLLIEMGMGVDQHGQSPTKAAIKAIKNAIQNVYITGLIEIFNIKNLNEIEIVAELAAPRPEEVNIEEVKKAFPIQGNIEIIVKEGGMSIKALKIEELKDISNEVIICCAAVSVFVNVN; encoded by the coding sequence ATGAAAAAGAGACTACTAATTGAAATGGGTATGGGAGTTGACCAACACGGTCAATCTCCTACCAAAGCAGCAATAAAAGCCATTAAAAATGCAATTCAAAACGTATATATAACAGGATTAATAGAGATATTCAACATAAAAAATTTAAATGAGATTGAAATCGTTGCTGAACTAGCAGCTCCTCGTCCAGAAGAAGTAAACATAGAAGAAGTAAAAAAAGCTTTTCCAATTCAGGGCAACATAGAGATAATAGTTAAAGAAGGAGGAATGTCAATAAAAGCACTCAAAATTGAAGAGCTAAAAGATATTAGCAACGAAGTAATTATTTGTTGCGCAGCTGTAAGTGTATTTGTAAACGTGAACTAA
- a CDS encoding nicotinate phosphoribosyltransferase has protein sequence MLISNFDDIIEGLTADSYFLRTFRILKEKGINKKVVAEIKASSFPSGYNWAIFAGINEVRLILNELKDIEVLSLKEGSVFYPDEPVLIIKGNYLDFAIFETAILGILCQASAVATKAARIKKVIGSKELISFGSRRAHPSITAHLERNAYIGGCNGVSSIIGARTINQTPRGTMPHSLVLLMGSLKEALKAFDDVIEKDTPRIALIDTFCDEKFEAIEAAKLLGEGLYAVRLDTPFSRRGDVRKIVEEVRWELDLRGFKKVKIVLSGGIDEYIAGDLCDIVDIFGVGTALTNAPIINFSMDIVEIEGVPIAKRGKKSGQKELVYCPVCGRRFVVFKKKNLESICLVCKSKTIPLLSPIEEPYPDDSIIRKRTLENISKIDSVF, from the coding sequence GTGCTTATTTCAAATTTTGATGATATAATTGAAGGCCTTACTGCAGACTCTTACTTTTTAAGGACTTTTAGAATCCTTAAGGAAAAAGGCATTAATAAAAAAGTTGTAGCTGAGATTAAAGCCTCCTCTTTTCCATCTGGTTATAATTGGGCTATTTTTGCAGGTATTAATGAAGTCAGGCTAATCCTTAATGAATTAAAGGATATAGAAGTTTTATCTCTTAAAGAGGGCAGCGTCTTTTATCCTGATGAACCTGTTTTAATAATAAAGGGAAACTATTTGGATTTTGCTATTTTTGAAACTGCTATCCTGGGCATTCTTTGCCAGGCATCTGCAGTAGCTACAAAGGCAGCTAGAATTAAAAAGGTTATTGGATCTAAAGAACTTATTTCCTTTGGTTCAAGACGTGCTCATCCTTCAATTACTGCTCACCTTGAAAGAAATGCTTATATTGGCGGATGTAACGGCGTTTCGAGTATTATTGGTGCAAGAACAATAAATCAAACTCCAAGGGGAACAATGCCTCACTCGCTCGTCCTTCTCATGGGATCTTTAAAAGAAGCACTTAAAGCTTTTGACGATGTAATTGAAAAGGATACTCCTAGAATTGCTCTTATTGATACTTTTTGCGATGAAAAATTTGAAGCTATTGAAGCTGCCAAACTTTTGGGCGAAGGACTGTATGCTGTTAGGCTTGATACTCCTTTTTCGAGAAGGGGGGATGTGAGAAAAATTGTTGAAGAAGTGAGATGGGAACTCGACTTAAGAGGCTTTAAGAAAGTAAAAATTGTACTTTCTGGCGGAATAGATGAATATATAGCTGGAGATCTGTGTGATATAGTAGATATTTTTGGTGTAGGTACCGCTTTAACGAATGCACCTATAATAAATTTTTCAATGGATATTGTAGAAATTGAAGGAGTGCCGATTGCAAAAAGAGGCAAAAAGTCAGGACAAAAAGAGTTAGTATACTGTCCCGTATGTGGTAGGAGATTTGTTGTTTTTAAAAAGAAAAACCTTGAATCTATTTGTTTAGTTTGTAAGTCAAAAACAATCCCTCTTCTTTCTCCTATTGAAGAGCCCTATCCTGATGACTCAATAATAAGGAAAAGAACTCTCGAAAATATTTCAAAAATAGATAGTGTTTTTTAG
- the thyX gene encoding FAD-dependent thymidylate synthase — MAKKIREKAKIKVSLIYNTPDPVRAIALGARVSVTNKSILGVYSELKEDEAQELVKRLYKMGHHTPFEHVSFTFGIENISRSCSHQLVRHRIASFTQKSQRYTRFGVKALASGTDKRIEIGDLYVFPPSFQKHPSILTKYRDYLELGRRLYEDLLSKGVPAEDARYILPNSAHTSLVMTMNFRELMHASSLRLCQRAQWEIRLVFEEIKKRVFEISPFLSEFLCPKCEIIGYCNEEKSCGRKPKKES, encoded by the coding sequence ATAGCAAAAAAAATAAGGGAGAAAGCGAAAATTAAGGTTTCCCTAATTTACAACACTCCAGACCCTGTCAGGGCTATTGCCCTGGGGGCAAGAGTTTCGGTTACTAATAAATCTATTCTTGGCGTTTATTCTGAACTAAAAGAGGATGAGGCTCAAGAACTGGTAAAAAGGCTATATAAAATGGGACATCACACGCCCTTTGAACACGTTTCTTTTACATTTGGTATTGAAAACATTTCCAGGTCTTGTTCGCATCAACTTGTAAGACACAGGATTGCTTCATTTACTCAAAAAAGTCAAAGATATACAAGATTTGGAGTAAAAGCCTTAGCATCAGGAACTGATAAGAGAATTGAAATTGGAGATTTATATGTTTTCCCTCCATCCTTTCAGAAACATCCCTCGATTTTAACTAAGTATAGAGATTATTTGGAATTGGGCAGAAGGCTTTATGAGGATCTGTTATCTAAAGGGGTACCTGCTGAAGATGCAAGATATATTTTGCCAAATAGCGCTCACACCTCTCTTGTGATGACAATGAATTTCAGAGAACTTATGCATGCTTCTAGTCTCAGACTTTGTCAAAGAGCTCAATGGGAAATAAGATTAGTGTTTGAGGAAATCAAGAAAAGAGTTTTTGAGATTTCTCCCTTTCTTTCTGAATTTTTGTGCCCAAAGTGTGAAATCATTGGATATTGCAATGAGGAGAAATCTTGTGGTAGAAAACCAAAAAAAGAGTCTTGA
- the rpmE gene encoding 50S ribosomal protein L31, translating into MKEGIHPRFYEDCVVTCACGNTFTTGSTRKSIKVEICSKCHPFFTGTQKLVDTEGRIEKFNKKYSKKNKGESEN; encoded by the coding sequence TTGAAAGAAGGAATTCATCCTCGATTTTATGAGGACTGTGTTGTTACATGTGCTTGTGGCAATACCTTTACCACTGGATCAACAAGGAAGTCAATAAAGGTAGAAATATGTTCAAAATGTCATCCGTTTTTTACGGGCACTCAAAAGCTTGTTGATACTGAAGGCAGAATAGAAAAGTTTAACAAGAAATATAGCAAAAAAAATAAGGGAGAAAGCGAAAATTAA
- a CDS encoding DsrE family protein, giving the protein MSEKLVVTVTVGPDDPEKATFAFIMANTALIMEMDVTMIFQSNGIYNVTKGTYEHIRAVEHESIKEHVENFIENGGKLLACIPACISKEIPKDQLIDGVQMIKAGRALKEMMEADLVLNY; this is encoded by the coding sequence ATGTCTGAGAAACTTGTCGTAACAGTAACAGTTGGTCCTGACGATCCAGAAAAAGCCACATTTGCATTTATTATGGCCAATACAGCCTTGATAATGGAAATGGACGTAACAATGATATTTCAATCTAACGGCATTTACAATGTAACCAAAGGTACATATGAGCACATAAGAGCAGTTGAACATGAGAGCATCAAAGAACACGTCGAAAATTTTATTGAAAACGGCGGAAAACTTCTTGCATGTATTCCCGCCTGCATTTCCAAAGAAATACCTAAAGATCAGCTCATAGATGGTGTTCAAATGATAAAAGCAGGAAGGGCGCTCAAAGAGATGATGGAAGCAGATCTTGTCCTGAATTATTAA
- the cydB gene encoding cytochrome d ubiquinol oxidase subunit II, with product MVLNILWFIIWGLLWAMYFALDGFDLGIGILFPFFAKTDQDKKAMLESIGPVWDANEVWLITAGGATFAAFPITYAYMFSFLYLPLMLILYGLIIRAVCLEFRYKVNNPTMISLLEFGFFLGSLLPALLLGVAFGNIFQGLPIDQNGYHGNLLTLLNPFGLITGILFVVAFLLHGSLWLSFRTEGDINVRAKSIAKKLWFVTLFFAVLFFVSAYFVTNLYSNYFSMPILLVVPILCVIGLLGAGFFINSSEIMAFLSSAICIIFLTFTGVGGLYPNLIPSSINNAFSLSAFNSSSSQYTLAVMTIVVIIFVPIVLFYKFWTYKTFSYKIKEGKGEGY from the coding sequence ATTGTGTTAAATATTCTTTGGTTTATTATTTGGGGACTTCTTTGGGCTATGTATTTTGCGCTTGATGGTTTTGATCTGGGGATTGGGATTCTCTTTCCCTTTTTTGCTAAAACGGATCAGGATAAAAAGGCAATGCTTGAAAGTATTGGACCTGTTTGGGATGCTAACGAAGTATGGCTTATAACTGCTGGTGGCGCAACATTTGCAGCATTTCCTATTACTTACGCTTATATGTTTAGTTTTCTATATCTTCCATTAATGCTTATTTTATATGGTTTAATCATAAGAGCAGTTTGCCTTGAATTTAGATATAAAGTAAATAATCCAACTATGATTTCTTTGTTAGAGTTTGGGTTTTTCCTTGGAAGCTTATTGCCTGCGCTTCTTTTAGGAGTAGCTTTTGGAAATATATTCCAGGGTCTTCCAATAGATCAAAATGGCTATCATGGAAATTTATTAACGCTTCTTAATCCATTTGGTTTAATCACTGGAATTTTGTTTGTGGTAGCATTTCTACTACATGGTTCCCTTTGGCTCTCTTTTAGAACTGAAGGAGATATAAATGTTAGAGCTAAATCAATTGCTAAAAAGCTTTGGTTTGTAACACTGTTTTTTGCTGTTTTGTTCTTTGTAAGCGCTTACTTCGTAACCAATCTCTATTCTAACTATTTTTCCATGCCCATTCTTCTTGTGGTTCCCATTTTGTGCGTGATTGGCCTTTTGGGTGCAGGATTTTTTATTAACTCTTCAGAAATTATGGCTTTTTTGTCATCAGCTATATGCATAATATTCTTAACCTTTACTGGTGTAGGCGGTCTATATCCAAATCTTATTCCGTCTAGTATTAACAATGCCTTTAGCTTGAGCGCATTTAATTCATCTTCGAGTCAATATACCCTAGCTGTGATGACAATTGTTGTTATAATATTTGTTCCAATCGTGCTCTTCTATAAATTTTGGACATATAAAACGTTTAGTTATAAGATAAAGGAAGGTAAAGGAGAAGGTTATTAA
- a CDS encoding cytochrome ubiquinol oxidase subunit I produces MDAVMLSRLQFGATAMYHFIFVPLTLGLGILVAIMETLYYKTKNEVYLKMTKFWGRLFLINFILGIVTGITLEFQFGTNWAQYSIYVGDIFGAPLAIEATLAFFLESTFLGVWLFGWKRISPKMHLISIWLVAFSSNLSALWILIANAWMQDPVGFVLKNNRAEMTDFFAVVFSPYAWLKFTHTITAGFVVGSFFVMGISAYHLLKKQNVEFFKKSFYIGATFGLIASVLVFLIGDFHAAEVAHVQPTKLAAMESLWNTEKAAPIYLILVPDESKKTNLVEAFPIPSLLSLLAYHDPNATVRGLNSFPENDIPPVTPVFLSFRIMVGLGTLFIILTILAWWYARKDKLLEHRTFLKIMLYSLPLPYIATQVGWILAEVGRQPWIVYGLLRTNDAVSKNLTVGDVLLTLGVFIVLYTALAVLDFALLIYYARKGPLETD; encoded by the coding sequence ATGGATGCTGTAATGTTGTCACGGTTGCAATTTGGTGCAACTGCGATGTATCACTTTATTTTTGTTCCATTAACTTTAGGTCTTGGTATTCTTGTAGCTATAATGGAAACTCTTTATTACAAGACAAAAAACGAAGTATATCTGAAAATGACAAAGTTTTGGGGTAGATTGTTTTTAATTAATTTTATTTTGGGAATTGTTACTGGCATTACTCTTGAATTCCAATTTGGAACTAACTGGGCACAATATTCTATTTATGTAGGAGATATTTTTGGTGCACCTCTAGCAATAGAGGCCACACTTGCCTTTTTCCTTGAATCAACATTTTTGGGCGTTTGGCTTTTTGGCTGGAAAAGAATATCTCCTAAAATGCACTTAATCAGTATCTGGCTCGTGGCTTTTTCGTCAAATTTGTCTGCTTTATGGATACTTATTGCCAATGCCTGGATGCAAGATCCAGTTGGTTTTGTTCTAAAAAACAACAGGGCTGAGATGACAGACTTTTTTGCTGTAGTATTTAGCCCTTATGCATGGCTGAAATTTACTCACACTATTACTGCAGGATTTGTTGTAGGTTCGTTTTTTGTGATGGGAATTTCGGCTTATCATCTTTTGAAGAAACAAAATGTAGAATTTTTTAAAAAGTCGTTTTATATTGGTGCCACCTTTGGTTTGATTGCCAGCGTGTTGGTTTTTTTGATTGGAGATTTTCATGCTGCTGAGGTAGCTCACGTTCAGCCAACAAAATTAGCTGCAATGGAGTCTCTTTGGAATACTGAAAAGGCTGCACCAATATATCTAATTTTAGTGCCTGATGAATCAAAAAAAACCAATTTGGTTGAAGCATTTCCAATACCATCTCTTCTAAGCTTACTTGCATATCATGATCCCAACGCTACAGTACGAGGTCTTAATAGTTTTCCTGAAAATGATATTCCTCCTGTAACTCCTGTTTTTCTAAGTTTCAGGATTATGGTAGGATTAGGGACACTCTTTATTATCTTAACAATTTTAGCCTGGTGGTATGCAAGGAAAGATAAATTGCTTGAACATCGAACCTTTTTGAAAATTATGTTATATTCTCTTCCTCTCCCTTATATTGCGACTCAGGTAGGTTGGATTCTTGCAGAAGTGGGTAGACAACCATGGATAGTGTATGGACTATTGAGAACAAATGATGCTGTTAGTAAGAATTTAACCGTTGGAGACGTATTACTAACTTTAGGGGTTTTTATTGTTCTGTATACTGCACTTGCAGTTCTTGATTTTGCACTTTTAATCTATTATGCCCGTAAGGGTCCATTAGAAACGGATTAG